In Anoplopoma fimbria isolate UVic2021 breed Golden Eagle Sablefish chromosome 12, Afim_UVic_2022, whole genome shotgun sequence, one DNA window encodes the following:
- the LOC129100183 gene encoding actin nucleation-promoting factor WAS-like, which produces MSRGSKSKPEGARSSLLNVQENEQLEELTGRRCFSMSTAVAQLFMALPHSPSMWSLQHTGVVCFIKDNPQRSYFIRMFDLKTQRQIWEQEIYNQFVYSSPQPYFHTFAADDCQVGLNFAVQHEAEAFQNVVEDKINQRHTRQDKKQRPPPPSDRSSLPRPPPEKASPGSPGSLHMSTVDIQNPDIHTSRYRSMPSPATLSLSKGKKDKKKGKKGPKLSKADIGAPSGFKHVSHVGWDPNNIDPDLWQLLSQAGISEDEMRDEKTSQLIYNVIEQSGGMEAVKREVNRAGGAPPPPPPGRQGPLPPVPGSSAPAPPPPRGRSGPLPPLPGQSPRGPPPSNPPPARGGVPPPPPASSRGGPPPPPAHSAPPHFPSAPLPKSSHVSPSIPSHNLPPPLPPSQQRSAGPPPPPVPSMPSRGGGGPPPPPPPPSISLDFPPPPLSGGPPTMPAPAPAPAPASGGEQNARGSLLDQIRLGKKLKNVIDSPDSPAQSDSGEGIVGALMMVMQKRSKAIHSSDESEDEGGDDDEDDDEWDD; this is translated from the exons ATGAGCCGTGGATCTAAATCTAAACCGGAGGGTGCCCGGAGCTCGCTGCTGAATGTGCAGGAGAATGAGCAGTTGGAGGAGCTGACGGGCAGAAGATGTTTT tccaTGTCCACTGCAGTAGCACAGCTGTTCATGGCTCTGCCCCACAGTCCCTCCATGTGGAGCCTGCAACACACTGGAGTGGTGTGTTTCATCAAAGACAACCCTCAGCGCTCCTACTTCATACGGATGTTTGATTTGAAG ACACAGAGGCAGATTTGGGAGCAGGAGATCTACAACCAGTTTGTTTACTCGTCGCCTCAGCCGTACTTTCACACCTTTGCTGCGGAT GACTGTCAGGTCGGATTGAACTTTGCTGTGCAACACGAGGCAGAAGCTTTCCAAAATGTTGTCGAGGATAAAATCAACCAGAGGCACACCCGGCAAG ATAAGAAACAGCGCCCCCCGCCGCCGAGTG ATAGAAGTTCCCTGCCTCGACCACCACCTGAAAAAG CTTCACCTGGCAGCCCCGGTTCTTTACACATGTCCACAGTGGACATACAAAACCCAGATATCCATACTTCACGCTACCGCTCCATGCCTTCACCTGCTACCTTATCTCTCAGTAAAGGAAAGAAGGATaagaagaaagggaaaaagGGGCCCAAACTCTCCAAAGCAGACATAGGGGCACCCAGTGGATTCAA GCACGTGAGTCATGTCGGCTGGGATCCCAACAACATCGACCCTGATCTGTGGCAGCTGCTGTCCCAAGCTGGGATCAGTGAAGATGAGATGAGGGATGAAAAGACCTCCCAGCTCATCTATAATGTCATCGAGCAGTCCGGAGGCATGGAGGCGGTCAAGAGGGAGGTGAACAGAG CTGGCGgagctccaccaccacctccacctggCAGACAAGGGCCTCTGCCTCCTGTGCCGGGCTCCTCTGCTCcagcccctccacctccacgaGGCCGCTCCGGCCCCCTGCCTCCCCTGCCAGGCCAGTCACCTCGAGGGCCCCCGCCCTCCAACCCGCCTCCTGCACGTGGAGGAGTTCCACCCCCGCCCCCGGCATCAAGCAGAGGTGGTCCTCCGCCACCGCCTGCACACTCGGCACCTCCTCACTTCCCCTCAGCACCACTCCCAAAGTCCTCTCATGTCTCACCCTCGATACCCTCCCACAACCTGCCTCCTCCCCTGCCGCCTAGCCAGCAGCGCTCCGCGggtcccccacctcctcctgttCCGTCTATGCCcagcagaggaggtggagggcctcctcctccgccccctccaccctccatttCTTTAgatttccctcctcctcctctttctgggGGCCCACCAACCATGCCAGCACCCGCCCCTGCACCCGCCCCTGCATCCGGAGGAGAACAAAACGCCAGAGGATCTCTGCTGGATCAGATCCGACTGGGGAAGAAGCTCAAAAAT GTGATAGACAGTCCTGATTCACCTGCACAATCAGACTCAGGTGAGGGCATCGTTGGTGCTCTCATGATGGTCATGCAGAAGAGGAGTAAAGCTATCCATTCCTCtg ATGAAAGTGAAGATGAAGGTGGAGATGACGACGAAGATGACGACGAATGGGACGACTGA
- the LOC129100182 gene encoding semaphorin-3F-like isoform X2 produces MTASGAQLLLLALCVYRGSGLQQSAPRIRLSFKELMDTRAARPFSFSFNTSDYRILLMDQDQGRLYLGSREYLVALDMHNVNKEPLIIHWPASAKRKGECQMTGKGRQGECANFVRMIEPWNRTHLYTCGTGAYQPICTFINRGWRAEDYLFRLVPGYVDSGKGKCSYDPKQENIAVLIDGNLYAGVHIDFMSTDATLFRTMGGRTAIRTEQYDSRWLNEPVFVQIQQIPDSAEKNDDKLYFFFREKSLDSSGGASPSVLARVGRVCLNDEGGQKSLVNRWTTFLKARLICSVIGEDGVETRFDELRDVFIQATQDERNPMVYALFTTAGSVFKGSAVCVYSMADIRNVFNGPFAHKHGHNYQWTEYTGKIPYPRPGTCPGGTFTPGIRSSKNFSDEAVNFIRAHPLMIHPVYPIHRRPLVVRTGVDYRFTALVVDQVDAVDGRYEVLFLGTDRGTVQKVIVLPKDPTSMEELTLEEVEVFRSRAPVKTMKISSKRQQLYVSSDAGLTQVSLHRCGVYGRACSDCCLARDPYCAWDGESCSAFTPSTKRRSRRQDVKHGDPLRQCRGFNAKVEKRLRETVQFGVEGSSTFLECQPRSPQATVKWLFQREGKRKVLTRVGGIMKTNHGILLKSLNQSDAGLYHCLATENNFKHTVARVALRILDRDIVLALTAQDEDDEPKTLQAGPHQRSSLVSTPFPPEIRLINQYCQSYWEQLSPKQQQQRKRTSRRHTEGQDQGLG; encoded by the exons ATGACAGCATCTGGAGCCCAACTCCTCCTGCTGGCCTTATGTGTTTACAGAGGCTCGGGCCTGCAGCAGTCGGCTCCGCGGATTCGCCTCTCCTTCAAAG AACTGATGGACACAAGGGCAGCGCGGCCCTTCAGTTTCTCCTTCAACACCAGCGACTACCGCATCCTCCTGATGGATCAGGATCAGGGCCGTCTGTACCTGGGCAGCCGGGAGTACCTGGTGGCTCTGGACATGCACAATGTCAACAAGGAGCCCCTCATA atccaCTGGCCAGCATCTGCTAAGAGAAAGGGAGAATGTCAGATGACAGGAAAGGGAAGACAG GGTGAATGTGCCAACTTTGTGCGGATGATAGAGCCGTGGAACCGCACCCACCTCTACACCTGTGGGACGGGGGCGTACCAGCCTATCTGCACATTCATCAACAGAGGCTGGAGGGCAGAG GACTACCTGTTTAGGCTGGTCCCTGGGTATGTGGATTCAGGGAAGGGAAAATGTTCCTACGATCCCAAACAGGAGAACATTGCAGTTTTGATCG ATGGTAACCTATACGCAGGGGTCCACATTGACTTCATGAGTACAGACGCTACTCTGTTTAGGACCATGGGAGGGAGAACAGCAATCAGGACGGAGCAGTATGACTCCAGGTGGCTCAATG AGCCTGTGTTTGTTCAGATCCAGCAGATCCCTGACAGTGCAGAAAAGAACGACGACAAGCTCTACTTCTTTTTCCGTGAGAAGAGTCTAGACTCGAGCGGCGGAGCGAGCCCCAGCGTTTTAGCCAGGGTGGGAAGAGTGTGTCTG AATGATGAAGGAGGCCAGAAGTCCCTGGTGAACCGCTGGACGACGTTCCTGAAGGCTCGCCTTATCTGCTCAGTGATAGGGGAAGATGGAGTGGAGACACGGTTTGATGAACTAC GGGATGTGTTTATTCAGGCCACACAGGACGAGCGAAACCCTATGGTGTACGCTCTCTTCACGACAGCGGg CTCGGTGTTCAAGGGCTCAGCAGTCTGCGTGTACTCAATGGCCGATATCCGCAATGTCTTCAATGGACCGTTTGCCCACAAACATGGCCATAACTACCAATGGACAGAGTACACCGGCAAGATTCCCTACCCCCGGCCCGGGACA TGTCCAGGAGGAACCTTCACTCCTGGTATCCGTTCCTCCAAGAACTTCTCAGATGAGGCTGTGAATTTCATCCGAGCCCATCCCCTCATGATCCATCCAGTTTATCCGATCCACCGCCGCCCCCTGGTGGTGAGAACGGGCGTGGACTACCGATTCACTGCCCTGGTGGTGGATCAGGTGGACGCTGTGGATGGACGCTACGAGGTGCTCTTCCTGGGGACAG ATCGAGGCACTGTTCAAAAAGTTATAGTTTTGCCGAAAGACCCGACTAGCATGGAGGAACTGACTCTAGAGGAAGTGGAGGTTTTCCGG tcCAGAGCTCCAGTCAAAACAATGAAGATATCCTCTAAAAGA CAACAGCTGTACGTGTCGTCAGACGCGGGGCTGACCCAGGTGTCGCTGCACCGCTGTGGTGTGTACGGCCGGGCCTGCTCTGACTGCTGTCTGGCTCGAGACCCCTACTGTGCCTGGGATGGAGAGAGCTGCTCTGCTTTCACTCCGTCCACCAAGAG GAGGAGCAGACGACAGGATGTCAAACACGGTGACCCACTGAGGCAGTGCAGGGGCTTTAACGCCAAag TGGAGAAACGTCTAAGAGAAACGGTGCAGTTTGGGGTGGAGGGCAGCAGCACCTTCTTGGAGTGTCAGCCTCGCTCCCCTCAGGCCACCGTCAAGTGGCTCTTccagagggaaggaaagaggaaagtg CTCACCCGTGTGGGAGGTATTATGAAGACCAACCACGGCATCCTCCTGAAGTCTCTCAACCAATCAGACGCGGGGCTCTACCACTGCCTCGCCACCGAGAACAactttaaacacacagtggCCCGCGTGGCGCTGCGCATCCTGGATCGAGACATAGTTTTAGCTCTCACTGCTCaagatgaggatgatgagcCAAAGACTCTCCAAGCAGGACCTCACCAACGGTCGTCCCTCGTCTCCACACCTTTCCCACCTGAGATAAGACTGATTAACCAGTACTGCCAGTCCTACTGGGAGCAGCTCAGtcccaaacagcagcagcagcgcaaGCGCACCAGCCGCAGGCACACAGAGGGCCAGGACCAAGGCCTCGGCTAG
- the tspy gene encoding testis specific protein Y-linked isoform X2, giving the protein MSELTGCKQSADSASRKRCPSPGHDEGSTIPSKSTKVTDASDEGGVTVESCRNSEAESKEIAGREGQSEESEGKPADQGSDRTGGTSALPVNNSSVDGHDASHAEKPQSSHAHGSADAKEDTAKTAAAAAAAKQRPSASLDQTDSAAIAAAEALASLTGRDGEGSQETPCSSEKAKQVKQGSKFKQRGSHHSSRTGSKTQAAAADSSTSVHSTDREDADADEMPEADEGDESMSGSSSTPSSSFPSDNEDNDDGECAIVSVKMAPEMRQSVALLAQVQMRLEALEKKSARLHQRLELKISRQRRPHLDQRSSITKTIPGFWVTALLNHPHLSAHIDETDEDALSYMTDLEIESFKNNKLGYRIRFHFRRNPYFQNNIIMKELHLGMGGSPMSFSNPILWQRGQNLTAQSEPRKSSRGVYQTFFSWFSDHSNPGQDDVAQILKDDLYRDPLRYYLTPLWEPRENGSGGSGARAADNGNGDDCVVISDSDDEPGEEAGEAEQGRSREEEEEDEEEEEEEEEEEEEEEEEEEERGQSAGSDDSEQEEDEA; this is encoded by the exons ATGAGTGAACTGACGGGCTGCAAGCAGTCCGCCGACTCTGCATCCAGGAAACGGTGTCCATCCCCCGGCCACGATGAAGGCAGCACCATCCCCAGCAAGTCCACGAAGGTGACTGATGCATCAGATGAAGGGGGGGTGACTGTGGAAAGTTGCAGGAACAGTGAAGCTGAGAGTAAAGAGATAGCCGGGAGAGAGGGCCAATCAGAAGAGAGTGAGGGGAAACCAGCAGACCAGGGTTCAGACAGGACGGGTGGCACCAGTGCACTGCCTGTTAACAACTCCAGTGTTGATGGTCACGATGCCAGCCACGCAGAGAAGCCACAGTCCTCACATGCACATGGATCAGCTGATGCAAAGGAAGATACAGCCaagactgcagcagcagcagcagcagcaaagcagCGTCCCTCAGCCTCCCTGGACCAGACCGACTCAGCAGCCATCGCAGCTGCTGAAGCACTTGCCAGTCTCACTGGAAGAGACGGGGAAGGCAGCCAAGAGACTCCTTGTTCATCTGAAAAGGCTAAACAGGTGAAACAGGGGAGCAAATTCAAACAACGTGGGAGCCACCACTCCTCAAGAACGGGCTCCAAAACGCAGGCGGCTGCTGCAGACAGCTCCACGTCTGTGCACAGCACTGACAGAGAAGATGCAGATGCAGATGAGATGCCAGAAGCGGATGAAGGAGATGAATCTATGTCTGGGTCTTCCTCCACTCCGAGCTCCTCTTTCCCTTCAGACAATGAGGACAATGACGACGGGGAGTGTGCCATTGTGTCGGTGAAGATGGCCCCGGAGATGAGGCAGTCGGTGGCTCTCCTGGCACAGGTACAGATGAGACTGGAGGCTCTGGAGAAGAAAAGCGCCCGGCTCCACCAGCGGCTGGAGCTGAAGATCAGTCGTCAGCGGCGTCCACATCTGGATCAGCGCAGCTCCATCACAAAAACGATCCCCGGCTTCTGGGTGACAGCT CTGTTGAACCATCCTCATCTCTCGGCTCACATCGACGAGACCGATGAAGATGCTCTTAGTTACATGACTGATCTTGAG ATTGAGTCCTTCAAGAATAATAAACTTGGCTACAGGATCCGCTTCCACTTTAGACGGAACCCGTATTTCCAGAACAACATCATCATGAAGGAGCTGCATCTCGGGATGGgag GATCTCCCATGTCATTCTCCAACCCCATCCTGTGGCAGCGTGGACAGAACCTGACGGCCCAAAGCGAACCCAGGAAGTCGTCGCGCGGCGTCTACCAGACCTTTTTCAGCTGGTTCAGTGACCATAGCAACCCAGGACAAGATGATGTAGCACAG ATACTTAAGGACGACCTGTACAGAGACCCTCTGCGATACTACCTCACTCCACTGTGGGAGCCGAGGGAGAACGGCAG tggTGGCAGCGGGGCCAGAGCAGCTGACAACGGTAACGGAGATGACTGTGTGGTGATCTCCGACTCAGACGATGAGCCCGGTGAGGAAGCTGGCGAGGCTGAACAGGGCCGCAgtagggaggaggaagaagaggacgaagaggaggaggaggaggaggaagaagaagaagaagaggaagaggaggaggaggaggagaggggacaAAGTGCCG GCTCTGATGACagtgagcaggaggaggacgaggccTGA
- the tspy gene encoding testis specific protein Y-linked isoform X1, producing the protein MSELTGCKQSADSASRKRCPSPGHDEGSTIPSKSTKVTDASDEGGVTVESCRNSEAESKEIAGREGQSEESEGKPADQGSDRTGGTSALPVNNSSVDGHDASHAEKPQSSHAHGSADAKEDTAKTAAAAAAAKQRPSASLDQTDSAAIAAAEALASLTGRDGEGSQETPCSSEKAKQVKQGSKFKQRGSHHSSRTGSKTQAAAADSSTSVHSTDREDADADEMPEADEGDESMSGSSSTPSSSFPSDNEDNDDGECAIVSVKMAPEMRQSVALLAQVQMRLEALEKKSARLHQRLELKISRQRRPHLDQRSSITKTIPGFWVTALLNHPHLSAHIDETDEDALSYMTDLEIESFKNNKLGYRIRFHFRRNPYFQNNIIMKELHLGMGGSPMSFSNPILWQRGQNLTAQSEPRKSSRGVYQTFFSWFSDHSNPGQDDVAQILKDDLYRDPLRYYLTPLWEPRENGSGGSGARAADNGNGDDCVVISDSDDEPGEEAGEAEQGRSREEEEEDEEEEEEEEEEEEEEEEEEEERGQSADESPEEEDDGGEIVIDGSDDSEQEEDEA; encoded by the exons ATGAGTGAACTGACGGGCTGCAAGCAGTCCGCCGACTCTGCATCCAGGAAACGGTGTCCATCCCCCGGCCACGATGAAGGCAGCACCATCCCCAGCAAGTCCACGAAGGTGACTGATGCATCAGATGAAGGGGGGGTGACTGTGGAAAGTTGCAGGAACAGTGAAGCTGAGAGTAAAGAGATAGCCGGGAGAGAGGGCCAATCAGAAGAGAGTGAGGGGAAACCAGCAGACCAGGGTTCAGACAGGACGGGTGGCACCAGTGCACTGCCTGTTAACAACTCCAGTGTTGATGGTCACGATGCCAGCCACGCAGAGAAGCCACAGTCCTCACATGCACATGGATCAGCTGATGCAAAGGAAGATACAGCCaagactgcagcagcagcagcagcagcaaagcagCGTCCCTCAGCCTCCCTGGACCAGACCGACTCAGCAGCCATCGCAGCTGCTGAAGCACTTGCCAGTCTCACTGGAAGAGACGGGGAAGGCAGCCAAGAGACTCCTTGTTCATCTGAAAAGGCTAAACAGGTGAAACAGGGGAGCAAATTCAAACAACGTGGGAGCCACCACTCCTCAAGAACGGGCTCCAAAACGCAGGCGGCTGCTGCAGACAGCTCCACGTCTGTGCACAGCACTGACAGAGAAGATGCAGATGCAGATGAGATGCCAGAAGCGGATGAAGGAGATGAATCTATGTCTGGGTCTTCCTCCACTCCGAGCTCCTCTTTCCCTTCAGACAATGAGGACAATGACGACGGGGAGTGTGCCATTGTGTCGGTGAAGATGGCCCCGGAGATGAGGCAGTCGGTGGCTCTCCTGGCACAGGTACAGATGAGACTGGAGGCTCTGGAGAAGAAAAGCGCCCGGCTCCACCAGCGGCTGGAGCTGAAGATCAGTCGTCAGCGGCGTCCACATCTGGATCAGCGCAGCTCCATCACAAAAACGATCCCCGGCTTCTGGGTGACAGCT CTGTTGAACCATCCTCATCTCTCGGCTCACATCGACGAGACCGATGAAGATGCTCTTAGTTACATGACTGATCTTGAG ATTGAGTCCTTCAAGAATAATAAACTTGGCTACAGGATCCGCTTCCACTTTAGACGGAACCCGTATTTCCAGAACAACATCATCATGAAGGAGCTGCATCTCGGGATGGgag GATCTCCCATGTCATTCTCCAACCCCATCCTGTGGCAGCGTGGACAGAACCTGACGGCCCAAAGCGAACCCAGGAAGTCGTCGCGCGGCGTCTACCAGACCTTTTTCAGCTGGTTCAGTGACCATAGCAACCCAGGACAAGATGATGTAGCACAG ATACTTAAGGACGACCTGTACAGAGACCCTCTGCGATACTACCTCACTCCACTGTGGGAGCCGAGGGAGAACGGCAG tggTGGCAGCGGGGCCAGAGCAGCTGACAACGGTAACGGAGATGACTGTGTGGTGATCTCCGACTCAGACGATGAGCCCGGTGAGGAAGCTGGCGAGGCTGAACAGGGCCGCAgtagggaggaggaagaagaggacgaagaggaggaggaggaggaggaagaagaagaagaagaggaagaggaggaggaggaggagaggggacaAAGTGCCG ATGAGagtccagaggaggaggatgatggtgGAGAAATTGTGATTGACG GCTCTGATGACagtgagcaggaggaggacgaggccTGA
- the LOC129100182 gene encoding semaphorin-3F-like isoform X1 — MTASGAQLLLLALCVYRGSGLQQSAPRIRLSFKELMDTRAARPFSFSFNTSDYRILLMDQDQGRLYLGSREYLVALDMHNVNKEPLIIHWPASAKRKGECQMTGKGRQGECANFVRMIEPWNRTHLYTCGTGAYQPICTFINRGWRAEDYLFRLVPGYVDSGKGKCSYDPKQENIAVLIDGNLYAGVHIDFMSTDATLFRTMGGRTAIRTEQYDSRWLNEPVFVQIQQIPDSAEKNDDKLYFFFREKSLDSSGGASPSVLARVGRVCLNDEGGQKSLVNRWTTFLKARLICSVIGEDGVETRFDELRDVFIQATQDERNPMVYALFTTAGSVFKGSAVCVYSMADIRNVFNGPFAHKHGHNYQWTEYTGKIPYPRPGTCPGGTFTPGIRSSKNFSDEAVNFIRAHPLMIHPVYPIHRRPLVVRTGVDYRFTALVVDQVDAVDGRYEVLFLGTDRGTVQKVIVLPKDPTSMEELTLEEVEVFRSRAPVKTMKISSKRQQLYVSSDAGLTQVSLHRCGVYGRACSDCCLARDPYCAWDGESCSAFTPSTKRRSRRQDVKHGDPLRQCRGFNAKVEKRLRETVQFGVEGSSTFLECQPRSPQATVKWLFQREGKRKVTPAVSFPFLQLTRVGGIMKTNHGILLKSLNQSDAGLYHCLATENNFKHTVARVALRILDRDIVLALTAQDEDDEPKTLQAGPHQRSSLVSTPFPPEIRLINQYCQSYWEQLSPKQQQQRKRTSRRHTEGQDQGLG; from the exons ATGACAGCATCTGGAGCCCAACTCCTCCTGCTGGCCTTATGTGTTTACAGAGGCTCGGGCCTGCAGCAGTCGGCTCCGCGGATTCGCCTCTCCTTCAAAG AACTGATGGACACAAGGGCAGCGCGGCCCTTCAGTTTCTCCTTCAACACCAGCGACTACCGCATCCTCCTGATGGATCAGGATCAGGGCCGTCTGTACCTGGGCAGCCGGGAGTACCTGGTGGCTCTGGACATGCACAATGTCAACAAGGAGCCCCTCATA atccaCTGGCCAGCATCTGCTAAGAGAAAGGGAGAATGTCAGATGACAGGAAAGGGAAGACAG GGTGAATGTGCCAACTTTGTGCGGATGATAGAGCCGTGGAACCGCACCCACCTCTACACCTGTGGGACGGGGGCGTACCAGCCTATCTGCACATTCATCAACAGAGGCTGGAGGGCAGAG GACTACCTGTTTAGGCTGGTCCCTGGGTATGTGGATTCAGGGAAGGGAAAATGTTCCTACGATCCCAAACAGGAGAACATTGCAGTTTTGATCG ATGGTAACCTATACGCAGGGGTCCACATTGACTTCATGAGTACAGACGCTACTCTGTTTAGGACCATGGGAGGGAGAACAGCAATCAGGACGGAGCAGTATGACTCCAGGTGGCTCAATG AGCCTGTGTTTGTTCAGATCCAGCAGATCCCTGACAGTGCAGAAAAGAACGACGACAAGCTCTACTTCTTTTTCCGTGAGAAGAGTCTAGACTCGAGCGGCGGAGCGAGCCCCAGCGTTTTAGCCAGGGTGGGAAGAGTGTGTCTG AATGATGAAGGAGGCCAGAAGTCCCTGGTGAACCGCTGGACGACGTTCCTGAAGGCTCGCCTTATCTGCTCAGTGATAGGGGAAGATGGAGTGGAGACACGGTTTGATGAACTAC GGGATGTGTTTATTCAGGCCACACAGGACGAGCGAAACCCTATGGTGTACGCTCTCTTCACGACAGCGGg CTCGGTGTTCAAGGGCTCAGCAGTCTGCGTGTACTCAATGGCCGATATCCGCAATGTCTTCAATGGACCGTTTGCCCACAAACATGGCCATAACTACCAATGGACAGAGTACACCGGCAAGATTCCCTACCCCCGGCCCGGGACA TGTCCAGGAGGAACCTTCACTCCTGGTATCCGTTCCTCCAAGAACTTCTCAGATGAGGCTGTGAATTTCATCCGAGCCCATCCCCTCATGATCCATCCAGTTTATCCGATCCACCGCCGCCCCCTGGTGGTGAGAACGGGCGTGGACTACCGATTCACTGCCCTGGTGGTGGATCAGGTGGACGCTGTGGATGGACGCTACGAGGTGCTCTTCCTGGGGACAG ATCGAGGCACTGTTCAAAAAGTTATAGTTTTGCCGAAAGACCCGACTAGCATGGAGGAACTGACTCTAGAGGAAGTGGAGGTTTTCCGG tcCAGAGCTCCAGTCAAAACAATGAAGATATCCTCTAAAAGA CAACAGCTGTACGTGTCGTCAGACGCGGGGCTGACCCAGGTGTCGCTGCACCGCTGTGGTGTGTACGGCCGGGCCTGCTCTGACTGCTGTCTGGCTCGAGACCCCTACTGTGCCTGGGATGGAGAGAGCTGCTCTGCTTTCACTCCGTCCACCAAGAG GAGGAGCAGACGACAGGATGTCAAACACGGTGACCCACTGAGGCAGTGCAGGGGCTTTAACGCCAAag TGGAGAAACGTCTAAGAGAAACGGTGCAGTTTGGGGTGGAGGGCAGCAGCACCTTCTTGGAGTGTCAGCCTCGCTCCCCTCAGGCCACCGTCAAGTGGCTCTTccagagggaaggaaagaggaaagtg ACTCCTGCTGTGTCATTCCCTTTCCTGCAGCTCACCCGTGTGGGAGGTATTATGAAGACCAACCACGGCATCCTCCTGAAGTCTCTCAACCAATCAGACGCGGGGCTCTACCACTGCCTCGCCACCGAGAACAactttaaacacacagtggCCCGCGTGGCGCTGCGCATCCTGGATCGAGACATAGTTTTAGCTCTCACTGCTCaagatgaggatgatgagcCAAAGACTCTCCAAGCAGGACCTCACCAACGGTCGTCCCTCGTCTCCACACCTTTCCCACCTGAGATAAGACTGATTAACCAGTACTGCCAGTCCTACTGGGAGCAGCTCAGtcccaaacagcagcagcagcgcaaGCGCACCAGCCGCAGGCACACAGAGGGCCAGGACCAAGGCCTCGGCTAG